From Carya illinoinensis cultivar Pawnee chromosome 5, C.illinoinensisPawnee_v1, whole genome shotgun sequence, one genomic window encodes:
- the LOC122312002 gene encoding nucleoplasmin-like protein NO29 isoform X2 has product MSPGPVVEATEPETEPLVPTTDEPRKNSEPQKDEVFVEDVKEDEKDDDEDDEDDDGEDDEKEDGDEDTIFHLKA; this is encoded by the exons ATGTCACCTGGACCTGTGGTTGAGGCTACAGAGCCCGAGACCGAGCCCCTGGTCCCCACCACCGACGAACCCAGGAAAAATTCTGAACCTCAG AAAGATGAGGTTTTTGTCGAGGATGTGAAGGAAGACGAGAAGGACGACGACGAAGACGATGAGGATGACGACGGGGAGGATGATGAGAAGGAGGATGGGGATGAAG ATactatttttcatctcaaagcCTGA
- the LOC122312002 gene encoding probable syndecan isoform X1 encodes MSPGPVVEATEPETEPLVPTTDEPRKNSEPQKDEVFVEDVKEDEKDDDEDDEDDDGEDDEKEDGDEGTINDTNYRDSVAPFLKIITCFDWRMRCKCKRGFQAEPK; translated from the exons ATGTCACCTGGACCTGTGGTTGAGGCTACAGAGCCCGAGACCGAGCCCCTGGTCCCCACCACCGACGAACCCAGGAAAAATTCTGAACCTCAG AAAGATGAGGTTTTTGTCGAGGATGTGAAGGAAGACGAGAAGGACGACGACGAAGACGATGAGGATGACGACGGGGAGGATGATGAGAAGGAGGATGGGGATGAAG GTACCATAAATGACACAAACTACAGAGACTCTGTGGCTCCTTTCTTAAAGATCATTACTTG TTTTGATTGGAGAATGAGGTGCAAGTGCAAACGAGGGTTCCAAGCAGAGCCGAAGTGA